One Thermicanus aegyptius DSM 12793 DNA segment encodes these proteins:
- the radC gene encoding RadC family protein encodes MDEEYRLMIRDVPEEERPRERMKRFGAESLSNAELLAILLRTGVKGQSVMHLSDQVLNRAGSLRALLEMDLEELKSIKGVGEAKAIQIKAGLELGRRLSRGNLLEKVRIHSPQDAAEYMMDSLRYLHQEHFVALFLNTKNQVIGQETLFVGTLNSSLVHPREIFREAIRKSAASLILLHNHPSGDPTPSREDLEVTKRMVESGKLLGIEVLDHLVIGDGTFISFKERGLI; translated from the coding sequence ATGGATGAAGAGTACCGTCTGATGATTCGGGATGTTCCGGAGGAGGAACGTCCCAGGGAGAGAATGAAGCGTTTTGGGGCCGAAAGCCTCTCTAATGCAGAATTATTGGCCATTCTTCTTCGCACCGGCGTGAAGGGACAATCGGTCATGCACCTCTCCGATCAGGTGCTCAATCGTGCCGGTTCCCTACGGGCGCTTTTGGAGATGGATTTGGAAGAACTGAAAAGCATCAAAGGGGTGGGAGAGGCGAAGGCGATCCAAATCAAGGCGGGGCTGGAATTGGGACGCCGCCTTTCCCGGGGAAACCTCCTGGAGAAAGTCCGGATCCACAGCCCCCAAGATGCGGCGGAATATATGATGGATAGCCTTCGTTACCTTCACCAAGAGCACTTTGTCGCTCTCTTTCTCAATACGAAGAACCAAGTGATCGGGCAGGAGACCCTCTTTGTGGGAACCTTAAACTCTTCGTTGGTTCATCCTCGGGAAATCTTCCGGGAAGCGATCCGGAAAAGCGCCGCCAGCCTCATCCTTCTCCATAATCATCCCAGTGGGGATCCCACGCCAAGCCGGGAAGATCTCGAGGTGACAAAGCGTATGGTGGAAAGCGGCAAGCTCCTCGGCATTGAGGTCTTGGACCACCTGGTGATCGGTGACGGGACCTTCATCAGCTTTAAGGAACGAGGCCTGATCTAA
- a CDS encoding recombinase family protein, whose protein sequence is MVQNIGSRTLYFGYSRISRDEDRSNYATIIAQKKLIKNYFAEVFKDSSSNIVMFEDDNVSGYTFDRPDFNRMLKEINIAIENGYKVILATKDLSRIGRHNALTLLFLEDMKRLGVRLILISDNYDSEKDDDSILGIKTWYNERYVKDISKKIKDNIRTKMKDGVFLAPVPYGYKRDPMDRKKIIIDEETAWVVRKIFDMYLQGYGYRKICIYLTENEIPTPSMIIQREKIEAGKVYKKSVTNVWVQRMVQRIIRNDFYIGTLRQGKFLLSEINGRASKVDPAKQYVFENNHEAIISKEDFELAQTIANKRLDGNYRGTGHKHINLFSGFLKCADCGHGMVALNKEGKHKSYICGTYRRVGKIACSTHYILDRTLVLAIKAHLTVLREKLSSAIAAFDAKLKDRVEREDNFEVSLKRLNKELQQLSDELKVTLSQKIKDIAKNPDMEDMISETYAELEAEKRQHISTVSKQIEELTAVREKSSMFKEGARTALQVFDDIIAKDTLNRKDLEILIDKIIVSKDGEPTIYLKANIEQLLHYDGGDDPDGSGGGDNKATVTYKAGAVTKSFVSIVAMENKAGHSALVMSINGGFHPLKEPFSTTKQDPMPFKGWERR, encoded by the coding sequence ATGGTTCAAAATATTGGAAGCAGGACTCTATATTTCGGTTATTCACGCATCAGCCGAGATGAAGATAGGTCGAACTATGCGACAATTATTGCGCAGAAGAAATTGATAAAAAATTACTTTGCAGAAGTGTTTAAGGACTCTTCTTCGAATATTGTAATGTTTGAAGATGATAACGTAAGTGGATATACCTTTGATAGACCTGATTTTAATCGTATGTTAAAGGAAATTAATATAGCTATTGAGAATGGGTATAAAGTTATTCTGGCAACCAAGGACTTATCTCGTATTGGTAGACATAATGCATTGACCTTGCTTTTTCTTGAAGACATGAAACGTCTAGGTGTCCGGTTAATATTGATTAGTGACAATTATGATTCAGAGAAAGACGATGATTCGATTCTTGGTATAAAAACGTGGTATAATGAAAGGTATGTTAAGGATATAAGTAAAAAGATCAAAGACAATATTAGGACAAAAATGAAAGATGGCGTATTTTTAGCTCCAGTCCCATATGGTTATAAGCGAGATCCAATGGATCGTAAGAAGATTATTATTGATGAAGAAACAGCTTGGGTTGTTAGAAAAATTTTTGATATGTATTTGCAAGGGTATGGTTATAGGAAGATATGTATTTACCTGACTGAAAATGAGATTCCAACTCCTTCAATGATAATACAGCGTGAGAAGATTGAAGCGGGTAAAGTATATAAGAAGAGTGTTACAAATGTTTGGGTTCAAAGAATGGTTCAACGAATCATCAGAAATGATTTTTATATCGGAACACTTAGACAAGGAAAGTTCCTACTTAGTGAGATTAATGGTAGAGCGTCAAAAGTTGATCCAGCTAAGCAATATGTCTTTGAAAACAATCATGAAGCGATTATAAGTAAAGAAGATTTTGAGTTAGCTCAAACAATAGCCAATAAGCGTTTAGATGGAAACTATAGAGGTACTGGTCATAAACATATAAATCTTTTCTCGGGGTTTCTGAAATGCGCTGATTGTGGTCATGGTATGGTTGCTCTTAACAAGGAGGGCAAACATAAGTCCTACATCTGTGGGACTTATAGGAGAGTCGGTAAAATTGCTTGTTCAACGCACTACATCTTAGATCGTACTCTTGTGCTTGCAATTAAAGCCCATCTTACTGTGCTTCGAGAAAAGTTATCAAGTGCAATCGCGGCGTTTGATGCTAAATTGAAAGATCGTGTTGAACGAGAAGATAATTTTGAGGTATCCTTAAAGAGGTTAAATAAAGAACTTCAGCAACTTTCAGATGAACTCAAAGTTACATTGTCGCAAAAAATTAAGGACATTGCCAAAAATCCTGACATGGAGGATATGATCTCTGAAACCTACGCTGAGCTAGAAGCAGAAAAACGCCAACATATTAGTACTGTTTCAAAGCAGATTGAGGAATTGACCGCTGTTAGAGAGAAGTCGAGTATGTTCAAGGAAGGCGCAAGAACGGCACTTCAAGTATTTGATGATATCATAGCAAAGGATACACTAAATCGTAAAGACCTTGAGATCCTTATTGACAAAATAATCGTTAGTAAAGATGGGGAACCTACAATATACTTGAAAGCCAATATTGAGCAATTACTTCATTACGATGGAGGTGATGATCCAGATGGTTCCGGTGGTGGGGACAACAAAGCCACCGTTACCTACAAGGCAGGGGCTGTGACGAAATCATTCGTATCAATTGTAGCTATGGAGAATAAAGCGGGACATTCTGCTTTGGTAATGTCAATAAATGGTGGTTTTCACCCCTTAAAAGAACCATTTAGCACTACAAAGCAGGATCCTATGCCATTCAAGGGTTGGGAGCGACGCTGA
- a CDS encoding IS4 family transposase, whose product MNCYKKLFGTEQYKQQLSSVFSHLKVGELLRKAGIRKASGISSFAVFQIIFLLVFQGRNLFRLLGSGRTESLPGKDVVYRFLNETRFNWRRFLQSLSLRIVSGFEKLISSHRIRVFIIDDSVLRRERSKKVELLAKVFDHVSGHFVRGYNLLTLGWSDGYSFAPIDFTLMSSAKASNRLMEMREDLDKRSSGYKRRKEAVMHKPDAAIQMLDRALKAGFTADYVLMDSWFTHEPLLQEIMSKGLHVIGMVKALKQRYIFKGKKVGLHELFEMIPKNPKAEIQGSVMVKTPQGLSLKIVFVQNRNNRREWLAILTTDLSLENAEIVRIYGMRWSIETFFKMAKSYLKLGSEFQGRSFDLMISHTTIVFSRYLVLEWERRQNTDERSFGGMFYLFADEVTNIDLKTALRQLMAFVQELLKNQPKESTALLCQLQKWISELPGYIKRLFVIPGCES is encoded by the coding sequence ATCAATTGTTACAAAAAACTCTTCGGTACTGAACAGTATAAGCAGCAACTTTCCTCTGTTTTTTCACATCTTAAAGTGGGCGAACTTTTGCGAAAGGCCGGTATCCGCAAGGCCTCTGGCATTTCCAGTTTTGCTGTTTTTCAAATCATCTTTCTGCTGGTCTTCCAAGGACGCAATCTATTTCGGTTACTAGGAAGCGGGAGAACGGAATCTCTCCCCGGAAAAGATGTGGTTTATCGATTCCTTAATGAAACCCGTTTTAACTGGAGACGCTTTTTGCAATCCTTAAGTCTTAGGATTGTATCTGGCTTTGAGAAACTCATCTCCTCCCATCGCATCCGCGTTTTTATCATCGATGACTCTGTCTTGCGCCGGGAACGGAGCAAAAAGGTAGAACTGTTGGCAAAAGTCTTTGATCATGTTTCGGGACATTTCGTTCGGGGATATAACCTATTAACGCTGGGCTGGTCTGATGGGTATAGTTTTGCGCCGATCGATTTTACCTTGATGAGTTCTGCAAAAGCTTCAAACCGCCTTATGGAAATGCGTGAGGACTTAGACAAGCGCTCCAGTGGCTATAAGCGGCGGAAAGAAGCCGTGATGCACAAACCGGATGCGGCTATACAAATGCTTGACCGAGCACTCAAAGCCGGATTTACAGCGGACTACGTACTCATGGACAGTTGGTTTACCCACGAACCTCTTCTTCAGGAGATCATGAGCAAAGGTCTTCACGTCATTGGAATGGTTAAAGCGCTTAAACAGCGGTATATATTCAAAGGGAAGAAAGTAGGTTTGCATGAACTTTTTGAGATGATTCCTAAAAATCCAAAAGCAGAGATTCAAGGCTCTGTTATGGTTAAGACGCCTCAAGGCTTATCGCTTAAGATCGTCTTCGTCCAGAATCGGAACAACCGGAGAGAATGGCTCGCGATTTTGACAACAGACCTCTCCCTAGAGAATGCTGAAATCGTAAGGATTTATGGCATGCGCTGGAGCATTGAGACTTTCTTTAAAATGGCAAAATCGTATTTGAAATTAGGTTCTGAATTCCAAGGCCGCTCTTTTGACCTGATGATAAGCCATACAACCATTGTTTTTTCCCGTTATCTCGTTCTTGAGTGGGAACGAAGGCAAAATACAGATGAGCGATCCTTCGGAGGGATGTTTTATCTTTTTGCTGATGAAGTAACGAATATAGACTTAAAAACGGCATTACGTCAGTTAATGGCTTTTGTTCAAGAGTTGCTCAAGAATCAACCGAAGGAAAGCACCGCTCTGCTATGTCAATTACAGAAGTGGATTAGCGAATTGCCCGGTTATATCAAGCGTTTATTCGTAATTCCGGGGTGCGAAAGTTGA
- a CDS encoding DNA primase family protein, which produces MLNIQIKSSSDFTRPAINETIDYNLKKEPFYIWVLENVAKLDEKLTEALVSNLKPFGEAGQKFMNDVESALGSNEHTKHLVDLARDLWNSPKLSQPATYDKLIKLGYTGEVSNGGFDSPVKSVLDGIKRTMLKNRGLTTRTRGKLELNPNVFASYMLKRMTLVQLDNEQIFAYRKDGVFEEIKEGVLKSFCYNILHEAKPNSWEGSWEGEYFKALKRQIPYVETMNPRRDYINFKNGMLNLYTMEFTEHSPNFLSTIQVPYEYDVNATCPIFEAFLHDVFEGDEERVNLIQEIMGYCFLPEIKIQMAFFFFGVGSNGKSVLAEVIRQMLGTQNVSNVALNNLSGSFGMQSLLNKLANISTENEFDRKFGTQNFKVITSGDAVEVNIKYHAPVNTVLFAKSIVLLNQMMDSNDLSNGYFRRFLIIPFNKIYKELKAGQEPEEGVSYMDKSLITKLLQELPGIAMFALRGLTRLINNSTFAPRNYE; this is translated from the coding sequence ATGTTGAATATTCAAATCAAATCTAGTAGTGACTTCACAAGACCTGCGATTAACGAGACCATCGATTATAATTTGAAGAAAGAACCATTTTATATTTGGGTATTAGAGAATGTCGCTAAGTTGGATGAGAAATTGACTGAAGCGTTGGTTTCGAATCTGAAGCCATTTGGTGAGGCTGGTCAAAAATTTATGAACGATGTTGAATCGGCGTTAGGTTCGAACGAACATACCAAACATTTAGTTGATCTTGCACGCGATTTATGGAATAGCCCCAAGCTATCGCAACCAGCCACTTACGATAAACTTATAAAGTTAGGTTATACGGGTGAGGTATCGAATGGTGGATTTGATAGTCCGGTTAAATCTGTTTTAGATGGTATTAAACGGACAATGCTTAAAAACCGTGGGCTAACAACGAGAACAAGGGGGAAGCTTGAACTAAATCCCAATGTGTTCGCATCATATATGTTAAAGAGAATGACACTTGTACAGTTAGATAATGAACAGATATTTGCTTATCGTAAAGATGGGGTATTTGAGGAGATCAAGGAAGGTGTTCTGAAAAGCTTCTGCTACAATATCCTTCACGAAGCCAAACCTAATTCTTGGGAGGGCAGTTGGGAAGGAGAATATTTCAAAGCATTGAAAAGGCAGATTCCTTATGTCGAAACCATGAATCCGCGTAGGGATTACATTAATTTCAAGAACGGTATGCTTAACCTTTATACGATGGAGTTCACGGAACATAGCCCTAATTTTTTATCGACTATTCAAGTTCCTTACGAATACGATGTGAATGCTACTTGCCCCATTTTTGAAGCCTTTTTACACGACGTGTTTGAGGGTGATGAGGAACGTGTGAACTTGATTCAAGAAATTATGGGTTATTGCTTCTTACCTGAAATTAAGATTCAGATGGCGTTCTTCTTCTTTGGTGTTGGGTCGAATGGAAAGAGTGTTTTAGCCGAAGTGATTAGACAAATGCTTGGCACCCAGAACGTATCAAATGTCGCTTTAAATAATTTGAGTGGTAGTTTTGGTATGCAGAGTCTACTGAACAAGTTGGCAAACATCTCAACTGAAAACGAATTTGACCGTAAATTCGGGACTCAAAATTTTAAAGTTATAACAAGCGGTGATGCAGTGGAAGTGAATATCAAGTACCATGCTCCAGTAAATACGGTTCTGTTCGCTAAGTCAATAGTTTTATTGAATCAAATGATGGATTCGAATGATTTATCGAATGGTTATTTCCGTAGATTTCTAATCATTCCTTTCAATAAGATTTATAAAGAGTTGAAAGCCGGTCAAGAGCCAGAAGAAGGTGTAAGTTACATGGATAAGTCGCTGATAACTAAACTACTGCAAGAATTGCCGGGAATTGCGATGTTTGCTTTGCGTGGCTTGACCCGATTAATTAATAACTCAACTTTCGCACCCCGGAATTACGAATAA
- a CDS encoding stalk domain-containing protein, translating into MKRISIILVFTLMISLFASVSAFAASETKIETEQGGYVTLSNIVKEVELIREDPEGSDKAYISDGAVTLKIVGDDPHPTINYYADAEIKDGFFVPAGERKSVEITGNSVTLTEPGYYSGFVYFGGDFSFSSTATFVIQVVGGSADKPASSSEKIPATATAKPTNSKVLVNGKEISFQAYNINGNNYFKLRDLAMVLNGTEKSFEVGWDGKKNAISLESGKAYTAVGGELVVTEKPATAEAKLSTSTIYLDGKEVKLTAYLINGNNYFKLRDVAAVINFGVTWDGVTNTVGIDSSSGYVEE; encoded by the coding sequence ATGAAGAGAATTTCTATTATTCTAGTTTTCACCTTGATGATTTCTTTATTCGCATCGGTATCTGCTTTTGCAGCAAGTGAGACCAAGATTGAAACTGAACAAGGTGGATATGTGACTTTATCTAATATTGTTAAAGAAGTTGAACTGATTAGAGAAGATCCTGAAGGAAGTGATAAGGCTTATATTTCTGATGGTGCAGTCACCTTAAAAATCGTAGGTGATGACCCGCATCCTACTATTAATTATTATGCAGATGCGGAAATAAAGGATGGTTTCTTCGTACCTGCAGGCGAAAGAAAATCTGTTGAGATAACCGGCAACAGTGTTACCTTAACTGAGCCAGGATATTATTCCGGATTTGTTTACTTTGGTGGTGACTTCTCTTTTTCCAGTACTGCAACCTTCGTTATTCAAGTAGTTGGAGGATCGGCAGATAAACCGGCTTCTTCATCTGAGAAAATCCCGGCGACTGCGACTGCAAAACCAACCAATTCCAAAGTGCTGGTCAATGGCAAGGAAATTTCCTTCCAAGCCTACAACATCAATGGTAACAACTACTTCAAACTTCGTGACCTTGCAATGGTTCTGAATGGAACCGAAAAAAGCTTTGAAGTGGGATGGGACGGGAAGAAGAATGCGATCTCTCTCGAATCGGGTAAAGCGTATACGGCAGTTGGAGGCGAGTTGGTAGTTACCGAAAAACCTGCAACGGCGGAAGCGAAACTTTCCACTTCGACCATTTATCTTGATGGTAAGGAAGTCAAACTGACAGCTTATCTGATCAACGGTAACAATTATTTCAAGTTGCGTGATGTAGCGGCGGTCATCAATTTTGGAGTAACGTGGGATGGAGTTACTAACACCGTTGGGATTGATTCCTCGTCTGGATATGTTGAAGAGTAA
- a CDS encoding helix-turn-helix domain-containing protein has protein sequence MDIRTEFGQRVRELRARCGMSQEMLAHRAGLDRTYISGVERGERNISIVNIEKIASALCVSVEYLFFNERFSTTSTYQPKDF, from the coding sequence GTGGACATTCGAACAGAATTTGGTCAAAGGGTTAGGGAACTTCGAGCCAGATGCGGAATGTCACAAGAAATGCTGGCTCATCGAGCGGGGCTGGATCGAACATACATCAGCGGGGTGGAACGCGGGGAACGAAATATCAGTATCGTCAATATCGAGAAGATCGCGTCAGCACTCTGTGTATCAGTCGAATATCTGTTCTTCAACGAAAGATTTTCGACAACCTCTACATATCAACCCAAGGATTTTTGA
- a CDS encoding DUF262 domain-containing protein: MARSTVQWTTYNLLKLKDRINFDLPFQRRYVRRKDRSWQSLLMHTVLTDGYIPNLLVWKNGDVLDSNASKPDYIYYVVDCLQRLNTLFLFVDDGFALSDDTPMVGDISVSGLKFSELPEDLKQAVMGYSFSVTIFDESYSLEEVEEIFYRVNQTKPLSDIEQSQVLLGEDNRSILKRITESELFQRINFTKADIERYVDRKTVVQVIALLSGRDMSFSGKDMKLYMREIGKTPIDPVIVSEIEKSAEYMIEGFQDWTLQMFKRLKKSVVPSLFVAARKAQEKNLSAAEFGQWAQKFLIDEYDKDSEFGETLSRKTANKEVIQRRTDLMVQDLEAFANSLAQGK, encoded by the coding sequence TTGGCAAGATCAACAGTTCAGTGGACTACGTATAATTTACTCAAATTGAAAGATCGAATTAATTTTGATCTTCCGTTTCAGCGTCGATACGTTCGTCGAAAGGATCGCAGTTGGCAAAGCCTCTTAATGCACACGGTCTTGACCGATGGTTACATTCCGAACTTATTGGTTTGGAAAAACGGTGACGTTCTGGATAGCAATGCAAGTAAGCCCGATTACATCTATTATGTAGTTGATTGTCTCCAACGTTTGAACACTTTGTTTTTATTCGTTGATGACGGTTTTGCTTTGTCCGATGACACTCCGATGGTCGGAGACATATCCGTTTCAGGTTTGAAGTTTAGCGAGTTGCCTGAAGACCTCAAGCAAGCAGTGATGGGGTATAGCTTCTCCGTAACGATTTTCGATGAATCGTATTCCCTTGAGGAAGTAGAGGAGATTTTCTACCGCGTTAATCAAACCAAGCCGTTATCGGATATTGAACAGTCTCAAGTCCTACTTGGTGAGGATAACCGTTCAATTCTGAAACGCATCACGGAATCCGAGCTTTTCCAAAGAATCAATTTTACCAAAGCCGATATCGAGAGGTATGTTGATCGGAAAACGGTTGTCCAAGTTATCGCCCTTCTTTCTGGACGAGATATGTCTTTTTCCGGCAAGGATATGAAGTTGTATATGCGTGAGATTGGGAAGACGCCAATTGATCCAGTGATTGTTAGCGAGATTGAAAAAAGTGCTGAATACATGATTGAGGGCTTCCAAGATTGGACATTGCAAATGTTCAAAAGACTAAAGAAATCGGTTGTTCCCTCCCTCTTTGTTGCAGCACGAAAAGCGCAGGAAAAGAATTTATCAGCGGCAGAGTTCGGACAGTGGGCGCAAAAATTCCTGATTGATGAATACGACAAGGATTCTGAATTTGGTGAGACCTTAAGCAGAAAAACGGCTAACAAAGAAGTTATACAAAGACGAACGGATCTTATGGTTCAAGATTTAGAAGCCTTTGCCAATTCCTTAGCGCAAGGAAAATGA
- a CDS encoding restriction endonuclease subunit S: protein MACVPKLRFKGFEDEWDNATLGDLGTVLMCRRIFEHQTSSTGEVPFYKIGTFGRTPDAFISRKLFSEYKEKYPYPKKGDILISAAGTIGRIVEYKGEDAYYQDSNIVWLNVTSDRLLNKYLYYYYQTIVWSKLEGGTVKRLYNKDLLDTKIHLPSIEEQQKIASFFSLLDQKIEKQQEKIEQLELFKKGMLQKIFSQEIRFKDENGQDFPEWDSELFEQVATNNSNKIIPQSKTNAPCIELENIVGNRGRINGFYLSQEQQSTKNEFAKGSVLFGKLRPYLKKYWYATFDGICSSEIWVLTSKSPRITNEFLYFIIQSDTFQQAANISSGSKMPRTEWDSIRSLEIPLPSIEEQKKIASFLFTLEEKISKEESKFESLIQLKNGLLQQMFV, encoded by the coding sequence ATGGCTTGTGTTCCAAAGTTAAGATTTAAAGGGTTTGAAGATGAATGGGATAATGCTACACTTGGAGATCTAGGGACGGTTTTAATGTGTAGACGGATATTTGAACACCAAACAAGTAGTACTGGAGAGGTTCCATTTTATAAAATAGGGACGTTTGGTAGAACTCCGGACGCTTTTATTTCTAGAAAGTTATTTTCTGAGTACAAAGAAAAGTATCCTTATCCCAAAAAAGGGGATATTCTGATATCGGCAGCTGGAACAATCGGGAGAATTGTTGAATATAAGGGTGAGGATGCCTATTACCAAGATTCAAATATTGTTTGGTTAAACGTTACAAGTGATAGATTATTAAACAAATATCTCTATTATTACTACCAGACGATTGTTTGGAGTAAATTGGAAGGCGGAACTGTTAAGAGGTTGTATAACAAAGATTTGTTGGATACAAAAATACATTTACCAAGCATCGAAGAACAACAAAAAATCGCTTCTTTCTTCTCCCTCCTCGATCAAAAGATCGAGAAGCAACAGGAGAAGATCGAGCAGTTGGAGTTGTTCAAGAAAGGTATGCTCCAGAAGATTTTCTCGCAGGAAATTCGGTTCAAAGATGAGAATGGACAGGATTTTCCTGAATGGGACAGTGAATTGTTCGAGCAAGTTGCCACAAACAATTCTAATAAGATCATTCCACAAAGTAAGACGAACGCGCCATGTATTGAACTGGAGAATATTGTCGGTAATAGGGGGCGAATCAACGGTTTTTACTTATCACAGGAGCAACAAAGTACTAAAAATGAGTTTGCTAAAGGCTCCGTTTTATTTGGGAAATTACGACCGTACCTTAAGAAGTATTGGTATGCAACATTTGATGGGATTTGCTCATCAGAAATTTGGGTTTTGACATCAAAAAGTCCTAGAATTACTAATGAATTTTTGTATTTTATAATTCAAAGTGATACTTTTCAACAGGCAGCGAATATATCGTCAGGTTCCAAGATGCCGAGAACTGAGTGGGATTCCATCAGAAGTCTTGAGATCCCTCTGCCTTCGATTGAGGAACAGAAGAAGATTGCTTCGTTTCTGTTTACCTTAGAAGAAAAAATCTCCAAGGAAGAATCGAAATTCGAATCCCTCATACAGTTGAAAAATGGTTTGTTGCAGCAGATGTTCGTTTGA
- a CDS encoding type I restriction-modification system subunit M: protein MTTTELQRHQQAELHKKLWDMANDLRGQLEAYEFKNYILGLIFYRYLSDKTEDRVNMLLEKDNISFRDAWKDQTYRDALKDQLIQEIGYVIEPDYLFSSMIEEIRKGEQGKFDIEMLQKAINKVTESTLGAASQEDFQNLFDDMDLSSSKLGRDVKSRSKLIAKVMVNINDIPFMHNDADIDVLGDAYEYLIGQFAANAGKKAGEFYTPPQVSKIIAKIVTLGKKDLRNVYDPTCGSGSLLLRVAKEANVRKFYGQEKTSTTYNLARMNMLLHGVSYHNFDIQNADSLEEPRHLGMRFEAVVANPPYSAKWSADEKFLQDERFSAYGKLAPKSKADFAFVQHMIHHLDDNGTMAVVLPHGVLFRGAAEGVIRKYLIEEKNYLDAVIGLPANIFFGTTIPTCILVFKKCREANDNILFIDASNDFEKGKNQNRLRDEDVEKIVETYKTRQTIEKYSNAVSLADIRQNNYNLNIPRYVDTFEKEEPVDLDLIQARLKEIDAEITKIDIELEKYLRELGE from the coding sequence ATGACAACGACTGAGTTGCAGCGTCATCAACAAGCCGAATTACATAAGAAGCTTTGGGATATGGCGAATGATCTTCGAGGTCAACTTGAAGCTTATGAGTTCAAAAACTATATTCTCGGGTTGATCTTTTATCGTTACTTATCGGACAAAACTGAGGATCGGGTTAACATGCTGCTTGAAAAAGATAATATTTCTTTCAGGGATGCTTGGAAGGATCAAACTTACCGTGACGCCTTAAAAGATCAACTCATTCAGGAAATAGGTTACGTCATCGAGCCCGATTACCTGTTTTCGAGTATGATTGAAGAAATTCGTAAAGGTGAGCAAGGTAAGTTTGACATTGAAATGTTACAGAAAGCAATTAACAAAGTAACCGAATCAACCCTTGGAGCGGCGAGTCAGGAAGACTTCCAAAATCTGTTCGATGATATGGATTTGAGTTCCTCAAAATTGGGTCGTGATGTTAAGTCTCGTTCCAAGCTGATCGCTAAGGTCATGGTTAATATTAATGACATTCCTTTCATGCATAATGATGCGGACATAGATGTTTTGGGAGACGCATATGAGTATTTGATTGGGCAATTTGCAGCTAATGCGGGTAAAAAAGCTGGTGAGTTCTATACTCCACCACAGGTTTCAAAAATCATTGCCAAGATAGTGACATTGGGGAAGAAGGATTTGAGAAATGTGTATGACCCGACTTGTGGTTCGGGGTCATTGCTCTTGAGGGTTGCCAAAGAAGCGAATGTACGGAAGTTTTACGGGCAAGAGAAAACCTCAACTACTTATAACTTGGCTCGAATGAACATGCTTTTGCATGGTGTGTCTTACCATAATTTTGACATCCAGAATGCTGATAGTTTAGAGGAGCCGCGACATCTTGGTATGCGCTTCGAAGCTGTAGTAGCGAATCCCCCCTACTCTGCTAAATGGAGTGCGGATGAGAAGTTCCTGCAAGACGAGCGTTTCAGTGCTTATGGTAAGCTAGCTCCCAAGTCCAAAGCTGATTTCGCCTTTGTTCAACATATGATTCACCACCTTGACGATAATGGAACAATGGCAGTTGTCCTTCCTCACGGGGTATTGTTTCGCGGCGCGGCTGAAGGGGTTATTCGCAAATACTTGATTGAAGAGAAGAACTACTTGGATGCGGTGATTGGTTTACCTGCCAATATCTTCTTCGGGACAACGATTCCAACATGCATTTTGGTGTTCAAAAAATGCCGAGAAGCGAATGATAATATTCTGTTCATTGATGCTTCCAACGATTTTGAGAAAGGGAAGAACCAGAACCGCTTGCGTGACGAAGATGTTGAGAAGATTGTAGAAACCTATAAGACACGTCAGACCATTGAAAAGTACTCCAATGCAGTATCGCTAGCGGATATTCGACAAAACAATTATAACCTCAATATCCCACGTTATGTAGATACCTTCGAAAAAGAAGAGCCAGTTGATCTGGATTTGATTCAGGCTCGTCTAAAAGAAATCGACGCCGAGATTACTAAAATCGATATTGAGCTTGAAAAGTACCTCAGGGAATTGGGGGAATAG